One Streptomyces sp. 1331.2 genomic window, CTCCGCGGCGATCTCCTTCACCTTCTCCGCGAGCCGCAGGTTGGCGGCCAGGTTGGCCTCGGTGAAGCGGGGGTTGGTGCGGCGGAAGTCGTCCTTGTCGAGCTCGTCCGGGGAGCTGAAGCGGCCCGCGAGGAAGCCGCGGCCCAGCGGGGAGTACGGCACGAAGCCGATTCCGAGCTCCCGGCAGGTGGGGAGCACCTCGGCTTCCACGTCCCGCGTCCAGAGCGAGTACTCGCTCTGGACGGCGGTGACCGGGTGGACGGCGTGGGCGCGGCGGATGGTCTCGCCGCTCGCCTCGCTCAGCCCGATGTACCGCACCTTTCCCTCGGCGACCAGTTCGCCGAGCGCGCCGACGGTCTCCTCGATGGGCACGGTCGGGTCGACCCGGTGCTGGTAGTACAGGTCGATGCGGTCGGTGCCGAGCCGCGCGAGCGAACCGTGGACGGAGCTGCGCACGTGCTCGGCGGAGCCGTCCTGGCGGCCCACGGTGGACATGTCGCCCGGAACGGCGTTGTCCATCCGGTAGTTGAACTTCGTGGCGATCACGTACTCGTCCCGGTGCCCGCGGACGGCTTCGCCGACCAAGGACTCGTTGGTGAGCGGTCCGTAGACCTGCGCGGTGTCGAGGAACGTGATGCCGAGGTCCAGGGCGCGGCGGATGGTCGCGACGCCCTCGTCCTGGTCGGCCGTGCCGTAGAAGGCGGACATCCCCATGCAGCCGAGGCCGATGGCGGACACCTGGAGGTCCCGCAGACTGCGCTGTTGCATGTGGCGTGCCGGCCCTTCGTCTCGTTCTTCCCATGGGCCGACGCCTTCCGACGCCCCGGTCCGGGCGACCGGCCGGCCTCGTCCCCTCGGGGAGGACCTTACGGTGTCGGGGCCGTCCGGAGGCGGAACGGCACGGCCGGGGGACCAACGAGGCTCCCCGGCCCGCCGGTTGAGGTCTGGGACCGCCCGCCCGACCGCCGGGGCGCCTCGCTCTCCCCTCCTGCGATCAGGCCGTCACCCGATCCGTGCCGCCCCGGCGGAGCCCAGGGCTTCGAAGTCCGCCACCAGGTCGGCGGGGGAGGGGAGGGCGTCGATCTCCGCCTTCATGGCCGCGGCCGACTTCCGCAGGCCGTCGTCGGTGAGCAGCCGGTCGAGCAGGGCGGTGTCGACGGCGTCCAGGCTGGAGGACAGCGCGAAGCCGTTGGCCTGCCCGGCGGCGGCGTTGGCGAAGTTGTCGGCACCCTGGGGGAGGACCAGCTGGGGGACGCCCAGCGCGGCGGCGGTCATCATGCTGCCCGAGCCGCCGTGGTGGACGACGCCGTCGCTGGCCTGGAGCAGCTGGCTCAGCGGCACCCACGGCAGCGGCCGGACGTTGCCGGGCAGCGTGCCGAGCGGCGTGAGGTCCGCGTCGCCGGCGGCGAGCAGGATCTCGGCGTCGAGCGCCCCCGCCTGCTCGATCAGGCGGGAGAGGGGCGCGATGCCCTCCCAGTCGGTGAACACCGTGCCCAGCGTCACCGCGATCCGCGGCCTGGTGCCGCGCCCGATCAGGTCGGCGGGGATCGTCCCGCCGCCGTTGTACGGCACGTACCGCACGCGCCAGCCCCCGCCGTCGCCGCCGAGCGAGGCCGGCACGACGTCCAGGACGGTGGACGCAGCGCTCGCCTCGACCCCCCGCGCGCGGTAGTCGTCGGCGAGCAGTCGGCGCAGGCGGGCCGCCGCCCCGCCCGAGGTGACCCCGAAGTTGTGCCGCACCGCGGGGATGCCGAACCTGGCGGCCACCAGCGGTGCGGCGCCCTGGAAGGACTCGTGCACGATGACGTCAGGCCGCCAGTCCTCCGCGACCTTCAGCAGGTCGTCGATGGTCGAGCGGCCGAACTCGGCGAAGCCGAGGGCGCTCAGTTCGTTCGTCTCGTCCTCCGTCCGCTCCGCGTCGGCGAACCGGACGTCCTTCGGGAGGGCGCGGGCGAAGGCCTCCCTGAGGGTGGTGCCGTCGCCGATCTCGACGACGGGCAGTCCGGTGTTGCGCAGGATCGCGACCGGCGGCTGGCCGGCGAACAGGACGTCGTGGCCGGCCGCCCGCAGGGCCAGTGCGGTGGGGATCACGGGGAAGATGTGGCCGACCGCCCCGGGGGCGGTGAACAGGACTCGCACGGTGGTTCTCCTGATGCAGACGGGTGCTCGTGGTCGGACGTGCTCGCGGTGCTGGGAGTGGGACCGTCCGCGGCCGGCCGGCAGGGCCCGTCCACCCGGGACATCCGGGTCCGCCTTGATGTCGGCTGTGGCCACGTCGCCCCTGGTGAGCCGGTGACCGCCCCCCGGCGGTCACTGTGCGGACGATCCTGGCACGGCCCGTTCCGACCAGGCACTCGTATCTTCTGACAGATGTTCACCTCAGGTGCGGCCGGCTTTCCTTGGGCTTGACATCGGGCCGCTCCCCTTGCCATGCCGTCGCGTCTGTGTCCTGAACGGCCGCGTCCTGAACGGCCGCGTCTTCGCGCCCGCCGTGTCCGCGCGCCCGCTCCGAGAGGCCGGCGGACGGGTTCAGTGGACGGGTTCAGTGGACGGTGCCCTCGTGGGTGTGGATGTCGGTGGGGCGGGTCGAGGCGGCCAGCAGCGCGCGCACGGCGCGGGCGGTGGTAGCGGCGGGGAGGGACGGGGTGGCGGAGTCGAGGACCTGCTCGGGCAGGGCGGGGACGTGGACGAAGCCTCCGCGGGTGCCGGGGCGTTCGGCGGCGAGGAAGTGCATGAGGGTGTAGAAGACGTGGTTGCAGACGAAGGTCCCGGCGGTGTGGGACAGGGAGGCGGGCAGGCCGGCCTCCCGGACGGCGGCCACGCAGGCCTTGACGGGCAGGGTGGCGAAGTAGGCGGCGGGTCCGCCGGGGACGACGGGCCGGTCGACGGGTCGGCGGCCCGCGTTGTCGGGGATGCGCGCGTCGTCGACGTTGACGGCTATCCGCTCGACGGTGATGTCGGGCCTGCCGGTGGCCTGGCCGAGGCAGACCACCACCTCCGGCTCGGCTTCCCGGACGGCGGTGCGCAGTTCGTCGGCCGCCTGTCCGAAGACGCAGCTGAGCCGGGCGGGGGTGACGTGCAGTCCCGCGGGCGGGTTGTCGGCGACGAGACGGGCGACCTCCCAGGCGGGGTTGAGGGCGGCGCCGTCGAACGGCTCGAAGCCGGTGAGCAGGACCCGGGTCATGGGCGGTCAGGGCCTTTCCTGTCGATCGCGCGGTTCGGTCGGGGGATCCGGACGCAGGGCCGGCCGGCTCAGAACGCGAAGAGCGACATGATGGCGATGTTGCACACCAACAGGACGCCTGCCGTGGGCAGTTGGGCCTTGATCGGGCCGTACTGGTCCTTGAGTTCGAGCAGTGCGGCCGGGACCAGGTTGAAGTTCGCGGCCATCGGGGTCGTCAGGGTGCCGCAGAAGCCGGCCAGCATCCCGACGGCCAGGACGACGGCGGGATCGCCGTGCAGTTGGGCGACCAGGACCGGCCAGCCGATGGCGGCGGTCATGACGGGGAACGCGGCGAAGGCGTTGCCCATGACGACGGTGAACACGGCCATGCCGACGCAGTAGAGCGCCACCGCGGTGTACTTGCTGCCGTCCGGCAGGAGATGGGTGGTGAGCTTGCCGACCTGGGTGCCGACGCCGGCGGTCTGGAAGATCGAGCCGAGGACGGCGAGGAGCTGGGGCAGCAGCAGGGACCAGCCCATGGCCTCCAGCAGCCCGCGGCCGGAGTGCAGGGCGACGGCGGGGTTGCGCTCGCGGGTGAGGAGGAGGGCGACGGCCAGGGCGACGAGCGCTCCGATGCCGAGTCCGAGGAGCGTCTCGCTGCCGGGCTGGAGGAGCGTGCCGCGGCCGAGGTGCACGCCCTTGAGGAGGGTGGCGCACAGCAGCGCGACGAGGGGCAGGGTGAGCGCGGGGACGAAGAGCCGGCTGCCGAGTCGGGCGGCGGAGGCGCCGCGCTGCTCGGGGGTGGTGGTCGCCGGGGTGCCGCGTCCGGTGAGCCCGAAGCCGGCCAGGCAGATCACGGCCAGGACGGCGACGCCCAGCGGCGCGGCGGGTGCCTTCTTCTCCGCGACCCACGTGCCGTAGCCGAAGCTCACGCCGAGCAGGCCCCAGAACGCGGCGCTGCCAAGGCGCTTGGGGTTGGTGCGGTCGACCGCCATCTGCGCGGCCATCGCGACGAAGACGGCCCCGACGAGCCAGTAGAGCCATTCGACCTTGATCACTTGGACCCCTCCCGGACACGGGCGGGGGCGGGGGCAGTGGTACCGGCGGCGGTCAGGTCACGCGTGAGGGTGCGGTCCAGGCGCAGCAGGCGCCCGCCGTGGACGAGGGTCGCGCAGATCGCGGTGGGAATCGCCCAGAGCGCGAGCTGCACCGGTTCCAGGCCGGTGTGATAAGTCGCGTTGACGAAGCCGGTGATCAGGAGGATCGAGCCGACGGCGAGGAAGCAGTCCTCGCCGAAGAAGAGGCCCACGGTGTCCGCGCTGGAGGCGAAGGAGCGCAGGCGCTCGCGCGCCCGGTCCGTCAGCGGGCCGTGCCTGCGTTCGGCGGCGGCCTCCGCCATCGGCGCGATCATCGGCCGCACCGCCTGGGCCGGGCCGCCGAGCGCGGTCAGGCCGAGTGCGGCGGCGAGTTGGCGGACCACCAGGTAGACCGCGAGGAGGCGGCCGGCGCTGACCTTCGCCAGCCGGTTCATCAGGGTGCGGGCCTGCTCCTGGAGTCCGTGGCGCTCCAGGAGGCCGATGACCGGCAGGGTGACGACGAAGAGGGTCACCGAGCGGCTGGAGGCGAAGCCCGTCCCGAACGCCTCCAGGACCTTGACCGGGCTCAGCCCGCCCAGCAGGCCGGTGAGGACGCCTGCCGCACCGACGACGAGGAGCGGATTGCGCCGGGTGGCGAATCCCGCCACCACGACGAGGATGCCGACAAGAACGATCATGTTCCTGGCCGCCTTTCGGAGGGGTCTCCGCCGGACACGGTCCGCACCCGGCGGATGAAGGCCACGGCCCAACGGGCCGCGACCGTACGGGGGTTGCCGCGAGGCTAGGGGATTGTGGAACAATCCGACAAGACTTCGGGCGGTATCCCCTTCCGACGCCGACACGACACCAGGGGAGGAGCCGGACCATGACCGGGACCTTCGACACACTCGCCGCCGACCGGAACCGGCTCGAACGCACCGGCATCGCCCAACGAGTGGCCGACATCCTGCGCGAGCACATCACCGAAGGCCGGCTCACCCCGGGCACCCGCCTGTCGGAGGAAGCCCTGGGCGGAGCACTCGCCGTCTCACGCAACACGCTCCGCGAGGCCTTCCGCCTCCTGGCCGACCAGCGCCTCGTCGTCCACGAGCTGAACCGCGGCGTCTTCGTCCGGATCCTCACCCCCCGGGACGTCGCCGACATCTACACGCTGCGTCTCGCCCTGGAGATGGCCGGCGTACGGGCCCTGCGCAGCGCGAAACCGGAACACCTGTCCGCGCTGCGGGCCGCGCTCGCGCGCGCGGAGTCCGCCGAGGCACTGGACGACTGGGTCGCCGTGGGCACCGCCGACCTGCACTTCCACCAGGCCGTCGCCGGACTGGCCGGCAGCGACCGGATCGACGAGTGCATGGCCAGGCTGGTCGCGGAACTGCGCCTGGCCTTCGCGGCGGTCCCCTCGGCCCACGGATTCCACGAGCCGTTCCTGCGCCGCAACCAGACGATCGCCGGCCTGCTGGAATCCGGCGAGATCGACGACGCCGAAGTCGAGCTGACGCGCTATCTGGACGACGCCCGCACGGTGATCGTCCAGGCCATGACGGAAGCCGGCCCGTGACGGTCACCGGCCCGTGACGATCACCGGCCCGAGCAGCGCCGGCCGCGGGGCGGTGTGTCAGAGCCACGGTCTACGCTCCGGATCACCTACGAGCTCGGGGGAGACCGGATGTTCTACGACGATTACGACTACCTGCCCGCCCTGTTCACGGCCGTGGCCGACCCGTCCGAGGAGAAGCGGACCGTCGACGGCTGGCGGATCGAGCGGGTCGGTCCGATCCAGGGGGCTGCCGACCACTGCACGATCCACGACCCGCTGGGGTGGGAGGGCATGAACGTCCCGATGCGGCCCGGCGGCACGCCCGTCTACCTGGTCTCCCGCGAGGACGCACCCGCGGTCCCGGTGGCCGCTCTGGTGCACCCCACCGAGAACGTCCCGGTCCGGATGGACGACTGCGGCGACGGCTTGGCGACCCCCTCCGGACTCGTCGTGCTGCACGCCGACCCCAGCACCACCCGGATCGAACCGGCCGCCCGGATGCTCGAACGCACCTGGGCCACGCTGCACGCGCGCGCCGCCGAAGGCAGCGGCTGGCTGCTGGAGAACTTCCGCGAGAGCCTCCGGGACGCCTCGGTGGACCCGTCCGACTGGCCGGTGGACCCGATCGAGGGCGACTTCGCGAACGACTGGCTGATGATCCCGGACGAAGCCGGCACCGGCACCGTCCTGGGCATCCTGGTCAGCCCGGACGGGTGCAACACGACCGCGTGCCTGGACGCCGACGGCAAAACGGTGGCGACCCTGCTCACCTTCGACCACTGACCCACGGGCGGCATCCCGAACGGCCAGGCGGGGCACCGCAGGTGCCCCACCGCTCTTCGTTCCGCTCGAACGTGTTCCGGCCAAGTTGAGCTCTTCACAGTCCGAACATCAGACATACGCATGATCTCCTCACTAGGGTGAGGCCCGATCCACCGCTCGTCCATCCCCCCGACCAGCGGGCATCACGCATGCCCGCCGCCAGGACTGGAGTGAACCGATCATGCATCCTCGCCACCTGTGGAAGCGCCTCACCGGCGCGGTCGTCCGCCGCGGCCTCGGCGCCACCATGGGCGCGCTCGCGCTCATCGCGTCGTTCGTCCTCGCGGGCACCGCCGCCGGCACGTCGAACGCGGCCGCCCAGCCGGCCGGTGTCAGCAGCGGCGGCCAGTGGGCCTGCTCCGGCGCCGCCATCCCGAACGGATACGTCCTCACCGCCTTCAACAAGGACGGCTGCAGCGGCTGGGGCTCGTGGTTCCAGCAGCCGGACGCGGACGGGCTCTACAGCTGCGGCGGCTCCCCGATCTACTCGGGCTACGTCCTCACCGACTACCTGAGCTTCGGCTGCAACGGGATGGGCTCCTGGCAGCACAGCCTCGTCAAGGACGGGATCTGGACCTGCGGCGGTTCCCCGATCGTTCCGGGGTACGTGGTGACCGGCTACCAGGTCCCCGGCTGCCACAACGTCGGCGCCTGGTACCACCAGATCGCGAAGCCCGGCCTGCTCGTCTGCCCCAACTCGCCGATCCCGCCGGGCTTCCTCGCGGGCGCCTACTGGGCGGCCGGCTGCACCGGCCACGGCGGCTACTTCCTCTCCCGCGCCTGATCCCACCGGCCGGTCCGCCGGGGCACCGCACGACGTGCGCCACCCCGGCGGACCGGACGGCGACCGGGGGCGGATCCGACCACGTATGCCGTGATTCATCCGCTCCCGGTGCCGTCGGCCTCCCAGCGGAGCAGGTCGCCCGGCTGGCATTCGAGCACCTCGCAGAGCGCGGCGAGGGTGGCGAAGCGCACCGCCTTGGCGCGGCCGTTCTTGAGGACGGCCAGGTTGGCGGGCGTGATCCCCACGCGGTCCGCGAGTTCGCCGACGGACATCTTCCGTCTGGCCAGCATCACGTCGATGTCGACGGCGATCGGCATCAGATCACCTCGTCCAACTCGGCCTGCATCCGGGCCGCTTCGACGTCGCGGGCGACGGCCTGGGCGAGCAGCTTGCGCAGCACGAGGACGATGAGGGCGACGCCGAGGACGGCCACGCCGATCCCGGCCATGATGCCGGTGACGCCCGGGTCGTCGCGCTGGCCGGGTGCGTTCACGGCGGTGATCGCGAACCACGCGAGCGCGGCCGCGACGATGGCCCCGATGATGCCGTCCACGTAGCGGAAGGCGGTGTGGGAGAAGACGGTTCCGTGTCGCACCATCGTCACCAGCCGCCAGACGCAGCCCATGGCGACCTGGGCCGTGCCGATGCCCAGGATCGTGATCACGCGCAGTGCGGTCAACGGGAGCGAACCGCCCTCCTGGTCCTTCCCGCTGACCAGCGCCCACACCATCAAGACCTGGACGAGCACGCTGCCGGTGAGCACCACCACGAGCACGGCGCGCAGCGCGCGCACTGTCAGCTTTCCCAAGACCTGTCCTCCCATCGAGTTGCGATGGGAATCTATCGAATATCGATAGGTTAGGCAAGGGGAGGAGTCGGCGGATGCGGCGGAGCCCCGCCGGGCGGGTGCTCGGCGGGGCTCGGTACCGCGTGGGGGCGGTGGGTTCCGGGTTGGGGCGGGTGTGCTGTGGGGCGGGTCAGGCGCGGGCGTCGATCTTGCCCTGGAGGGCGGTGAGCAGGTCCTTCAGGATGCCGATGGTGACCTCGTCGGCGAGCTCGCCCTCGCCGTCGAAGCGCTCGTGCGAGCGGAAGGCGACCAGCTCGGGCTTGACCACCACGTCGCTGTCGGTCCAGACGAAGACCTGGCGCAGCGCCAGCTGGGCGCGGACGGAGCCGAAGTTGGTGGGCGCGGCGCCCATGATCGCGGTGGGCTTGCGGTGCAGCGGCAGGCCCTCGTTCTTGGTCCAGTCGGTGCTCAGCCAGTCCAGGGCGTTCTTGAGCACGCCGGGGATCGAGTAGTTGAACTCGGGGGTGGCGATGAGCAGGCCGTCCGCGGCGAGCACCTTGCGGCGCAGCTCCTCGACGACGGCCGGGCGCACGCCGGGGTGGTCGAGGTCGTAGTCGTACGGCGGGATGTCGCGCAGGCCGTCGTAGATCTCGATGTCCATGCCGGTGGGGTTGTGCGTCCGGGCGGCGCGCAGCAGGGCGGTGTTGTGCGAGTCGGCGCGCAGCGAGCCGGAGATGGCGAAGACCTTGGACGCGCTCATGACGGTGCTCCTTGCGGTGTGGTGCGGGCGGGTCTGCCCGGTGCGGGGCGGGGGTGGGGCGGCGGCCGTTCCGACGTCAGGTCGGTTCCGGCCGGCGGTCGTTCCGACGCCGAGAAATCTAAACCGTTCAGTTCAATGCGTCAACCAGACAGTTCAGTCTTGACTCTGAACTGGGAGGTGTAGTTCAGTTTTCGGCATGACGACGACTCAGCTCGCCGCGGCCCAGGCCGCCCCCGTAAGCCCGTCCGCTCCCGTCCACGCGTCCGCCCCGGTCCGTTCGACGGCTACCGTCATCGATCCCGTGCACACCTTCGAGGGCGCGGGCTTCCCCGTCCGCCGCCCGTTCCCGGTGGCCGAGCTCCCGATGCTCGATCCGTTCCTGATGGTCGACCAGACCGGTCCGCTGCTGCTCGCCCCCGGCGAGGCCAAGGGCGCTCCTGCCCATCCGCACCGCGGTTTCGAGGCGGTCTCCTACCTCATCGAAGGCTCGATGGACTGGGCCGACTCGACCGGGCGGCGCGGCACCAGCGTCGCGGGCGAGGTGGAGTGGCTCACCGCCGGTGCGGGCATCGTCCACTCCAACGAGCCGACCGCCGAACTCCTCACCCGCGGCGGCCGCCAGCACATGCTCCAGATCTGGGTGAACCTGCCCGCCCGGCTGAAGGACCTCCCGGCCCGCAGCCAGAACCAGGGACCCGAGACCATCCCGGTGGTGCACACCGAGGACGGCAGCCGGGTCAAGGTGATCGCGGGCCGCAGCCACGGCGTGGCCGGGCCGTTCGAGACGCACCTGCCGGTCCTGCTCGCGCACGCCGTGCTGCCCGCCGGAGGACAGGCCGAGTTCACGGTGCCGACCGGCCACAACGCCGCCGTCTACGTGCTCTCCGGCGCCGTCGAACTGCCCGACGCGCAGCTGGCGGACGGCCAGCTCGCGGTGCTGGCGCACGACGGCGAGCGGATCGCCGTCGCCGCGCCGCACGGCGAGGCCGAGGTGCTGGTCCTGGCCGGCGAGCCGATCGGTGAGCCGGTGGCCCGCGGCGGCCCGTTCGTGATGAACACCGCGGCCGAGCTCCGCCAGGCCCAACTCGACTTCGCGAACGGCAAGTTCGGAACGATCCCGGAATGAGCACGGGAACGCGGAACACGGCGGCGGGCGCGGGCGCGCGCTCGGCGCCCGCCAGCCGTGGGGCAGGAGGGACGCTGCGCGCCGGCCTGCTGCTCGCGGCGCTCGCCGCCCCGGGAGCAGCCGGACTCTCCGCTCCGAGCCTCGTCCTGCCCGCCATCGCACGGGACCTGCACACCGGCCCCGGCCCGGCCGCCTGGCTGATGAGCGGCTACGGGCTCGGCATGATGCTCGGCACCCCGCTGCTCACCGGTACGGCCGGGCGGCGCGGCCCCCGGGCTCTGCTGCTCGCCTCCGCGGGCGCGCTGCTGATCGGCGTGCTGGTCACGCTCGCCGCCGGGACGGCCCTGGGCCCGCTGGTGGCCGGGCGCGCCGTGCTGGCGGTCGGTGCGGCCGGTTTCAACGTGGCCGCCTTCCAGCTGGCGGCACGTCAACCGGACGCACGCGCCTCGGGCCTCGTCGCGATCGGCAGCGCGGCGGGCGGCACCGCCGGACTGTTCATCGGCGCGGCGGTGGCGGCCGGGCTGGGCTGGCGGGCCTGCCTGATGCTGCCGGTGCCGGCCCTGGCGGCGCTGCCGGCCGCACTGCGCGGGTGCGCCGCAGCGCAGACGGCGCAGGGCACGGGCGATCGCCCGGCGGCGCGCCGCTCCTTCCTCGGCCTGGACTCCCTGGCGGTGCCGCGCTTTCGCACCGTCGCGGCGGTGATGCTCGTCCTGGCGACCGTCAACTTCAGCCTGGTCTACGGCGCACCGCGGCGAGCCGCCGCGCTGACCGGCTGGAGCGCCGTCCAGACCGGCGCCGTCGCCTCGCTCGCCACCCTGTCCGGCGCGCTGCTCTCCTGGCTGCTGGTGCGCGCCGCGTCCCGGCTGGGCCTGCAGCGGACCGCCGGCCTGCTGCTCGGCGTCTCGTGCACCGCACTCGCGCTCGCCGCCTTC contains:
- a CDS encoding aldo/keto reductase; translation: MQQRSLRDLQVSAIGLGCMGMSAFYGTADQDEGVATIRRALDLGITFLDTAQVYGPLTNESLVGEAVRGHRDEYVIATKFNYRMDNAVPGDMSTVGRQDGSAEHVRSSVHGSLARLGTDRIDLYYQHRVDPTVPIEETVGALGELVAEGKVRYIGLSEASGETIRRAHAVHPVTAVQSEYSLWTRDVEAEVLPTCRELGIGFVPYSPLGRGFLAGRFSSPDELDKDDFRRTNPRFTEANLAANLRLAEKVKEIAAEKSVTPAQLAIAWVLARGEDLVPIPGTKRRTYLEQNAGAVDVELTEDDLARIDAELPEVAGERYDEDGMRAVNR
- a CDS encoding nucleotide disphospho-sugar-binding domain-containing protein → MRVLFTAPGAVGHIFPVIPTALALRAAGHDVLFAGQPPVAILRNTGLPVVEIGDGTTLREAFARALPKDVRFADAERTEDETNELSALGFAEFGRSTIDDLLKVAEDWRPDVIVHESFQGAAPLVAARFGIPAVRHNFGVTSGGAAARLRRLLADDYRARGVEASAASTVLDVVPASLGGDGGGWRVRYVPYNGGGTIPADLIGRGTRPRIAVTLGTVFTDWEGIAPLSRLIEQAGALDAEILLAAGDADLTPLGTLPGNVRPLPWVPLSQLLQASDGVVHHGGSGSMMTAAALGVPQLVLPQGADNFANAAAGQANGFALSSSLDAVDTALLDRLLTDDGLRKSAAAMKAEIDALPSPADLVADFEALGSAGAARIG
- the pcp gene encoding pyroglutamyl-peptidase I; translation: MTRVLLTGFEPFDGAALNPAWEVARLVADNPPAGLHVTPARLSCVFGQAADELRTAVREAEPEVVVCLGQATGRPDITVERIAVNVDDARIPDNAGRRPVDRPVVPGGPAAYFATLPVKACVAAVREAGLPASLSHTAGTFVCNHVFYTLMHFLAAERPGTRGGFVHVPALPEQVLDSATPSLPAATTARAVRALLAASTRPTDIHTHEGTVH
- a CDS encoding DUF979 domain-containing protein, producing MIKVEWLYWLVGAVFVAMAAQMAVDRTNPKRLGSAAFWGLLGVSFGYGTWVAEKKAPAAPLGVAVLAVICLAGFGLTGRGTPATTTPEQRGASAARLGSRLFVPALTLPLVALLCATLLKGVHLGRGTLLQPGSETLLGLGIGALVALAVALLLTRERNPAVALHSGRGLLEAMGWSLLLPQLLAVLGSIFQTAGVGTQVGKLTTHLLPDGSKYTAVALYCVGMAVFTVVMGNAFAAFPVMTAAIGWPVLVAQLHGDPAVVLAVGMLAGFCGTLTTPMAANFNLVPAALLELKDQYGPIKAQLPTAGVLLVCNIAIMSLFAF
- a CDS encoding DUF969 domain-containing protein — encoded protein: MIVLVGILVVVAGFATRRNPLLVVGAAGVLTGLLGGLSPVKVLEAFGTGFASSRSVTLFVVTLPVIGLLERHGLQEQARTLMNRLAKVSAGRLLAVYLVVRQLAAALGLTALGGPAQAVRPMIAPMAEAAAERRHGPLTDRARERLRSFASSADTVGLFFGEDCFLAVGSILLITGFVNATYHTGLEPVQLALWAIPTAICATLVHGGRLLRLDRTLTRDLTAAGTTAPAPARVREGSK
- a CDS encoding GntR family transcriptional regulator, giving the protein MTGTFDTLAADRNRLERTGIAQRVADILREHITEGRLTPGTRLSEEALGGALAVSRNTLREAFRLLADQRLVVHELNRGVFVRILTPRDVADIYTLRLALEMAGVRALRSAKPEHLSALRAALARAESAEALDDWVAVGTADLHFHQAVAGLAGSDRIDECMARLVAELRLAFAAVPSAHGFHEPFLRRNQTIAGLLESGEIDDAEVELTRYLDDARTVIVQAMTEAGP
- a CDS encoding helix-turn-helix domain-containing protein; the encoded protein is MPIAVDIDVMLARRKMSVGELADRVGITPANLAVLKNGRAKAVRFATLAALCEVLECQPGDLLRWEADGTGSG
- a CDS encoding DUF2975 domain-containing protein, giving the protein MGKLTVRALRAVLVVVLTGSVLVQVLMVWALVSGKDQEGGSLPLTALRVITILGIGTAQVAMGCVWRLVTMVRHGTVFSHTAFRYVDGIIGAIVAAALAWFAITAVNAPGQRDDPGVTGIMAGIGVAVLGVALIVLVLRKLLAQAVARDVEAARMQAELDEVI
- a CDS encoding NADPH-dependent FMN reductase; this encodes MSASKVFAISGSLRADSHNTALLRAARTHNPTGMDIEIYDGLRDIPPYDYDLDHPGVRPAVVEELRRKVLAADGLLIATPEFNYSIPGVLKNALDWLSTDWTKNEGLPLHRKPTAIMGAAPTNFGSVRAQLALRQVFVWTDSDVVVKPELVAFRSHERFDGEGELADEVTIGILKDLLTALQGKIDARA
- a CDS encoding pirin family protein, which encodes MTTTQLAAAQAAPVSPSAPVHASAPVRSTATVIDPVHTFEGAGFPVRRPFPVAELPMLDPFLMVDQTGPLLLAPGEAKGAPAHPHRGFEAVSYLIEGSMDWADSTGRRGTSVAGEVEWLTAGAGIVHSNEPTAELLTRGGRQHMLQIWVNLPARLKDLPARSQNQGPETIPVVHTEDGSRVKVIAGRSHGVAGPFETHLPVLLAHAVLPAGGQAEFTVPTGHNAAVYVLSGAVELPDAQLADGQLAVLAHDGERIAVAAPHGEAEVLVLAGEPIGEPVARGGPFVMNTAAELRQAQLDFANGKFGTIPE
- a CDS encoding MFS transporter, producing MSTGTRNTAAGAGARSAPASRGAGGTLRAGLLLAALAAPGAAGLSAPSLVLPAIARDLHTGPGPAAWLMSGYGLGMMLGTPLLTGTAGRRGPRALLLASAGALLIGVLVTLAAGTALGPLVAGRAVLAVGAAGFNVAAFQLAARQPDARASGLVAIGSAAGGTAGLFIGAAVAAGLGWRACLMLPVPALAALPAALRGCAAAQTAQGTGDRPAARRSFLGLDSLAVPRFRTVAAVMLVLATVNFSLVYGAPRRAAALTGWSAVQTGAVASLATLSGALLSWLLVRAASRLGLQRTAGLLLGVSCTALALAAFAPWAPLVLLGAGASACVNAAGQGVLTGAAAQAVAPQRQPEAIGLFNLVFLLGAALGPQLAAFGGRIAGLGP